GCCTTGGTGGCGAAGCTGCCGCGGCTTAAGTTCATCGCTTTCACTTACCGATTTTTTGCCGTCAATTTGTTGCTCTTCGTCGTGCTGTTGCACTTGGCTTCAAGCGGCCAGAGCATCTGGATCGGCCGGCTGTTTTTCATCTGGACGTCGATTTTCAACCTGTTCGTGGTCTCGGTGTTTTGGGCGCTGATGGTCGATGTCTTCGACAGCGAACAGAGTAAGCGGCTGTTCGGCTTCATCGCCGCCGGCGCCACCGTCGGCGGTATCGTCGGTTCCAGCTTGACGGCGATCCTCGCCAAGCAGGTGCCGTCGACGGTGCTGTTACTGGCTTCCGCCATCTTGCTCGAAGTCGCGGTTTTCTGCGTCGGCCGTTTGTCGCGCTTGGCTTCTTCATTGAACTTACGGCCGGCGGTGCAACGCGACGATAGTTTGATCGGCGGTTCGCCGCTGAGCGGCATCGCCCATACGCTCAAGTCGCCTTATCTGATCAACGTCAGCACTTTTCTTTTGCTGTTCGCCATCACCTCGACGTTTCTCTACTTCCAACAAGCCGAGATCGCCAAAAAATATTTCGCCGACCGCGGCGCGCGTACGGCATTTTTCGCCAGCGTCGACCTGTGGGTCAATATTCTCACGCTGGGAGCGCAGCTGTTCGTCACCGGCCGGACATTGAAACGACTTGGCGTGGCATTGACGCTGGCGTTGTTGCCGCTGCTGAGTATTTTCGGTTTCGCGACCTTGGCCTGGGCGCCGACCATTGCCGCGCTGGTGGCCTTTCAAGTGATCCGCCGCGCCGGTAATTTCGCTTTCGCTCGGCCCGCCCGCGAAGTGCTGTTCACCGTGCTGCCGCGCGAGGATAAGTATAAAGCGAAAAGTTTTATCGACACCGTGGTGTACCGCCTGGGCGATCAAGTGGGCGCCTGGTCCTACGCGGGTTTGGGCGCGCTTGGCTTGGCGATGACGGGAGTCTCGATCGTTGCCGTGCCGATTTCGATGTTGTGGTTGCTGAACAGCTTGTGGCTCGGACGCAAACAGCGCTCATTGGAACTGCCTCAGCGCGATCCTTTGCTTTAAGAATTTCGCCTTCTTTTTGACGCGAATCTCAAACTTTCTCCGTGCCTTAGTGGAAGCGTTTCGGTGGCGCGTGTATGATCGAATTCTGGCTTTAGAACTTCGGGATCCGTCGTCGTCGTCGGCCACTTTGAACAATTGCTGTGAGCGCGCCTATTACTTCACCGGAAAAAGAATCATCGCCCGCCGCTGACGACGCGGAAGGAAACGAAGCCCTCGCTTGGCCGGTGGCGATGCTGGTTCGACTGCGCGCCTTCGAGACGCTGCGCTACCGGGAATATCGTTTGCTCTGGTACGGCCAGATTTTTGGCTCCATGGGCACCTGGATGGATCCAGGTGACGCGCGGTTGGTTGATCTACGAGTTGACCAACTCGGCGTTGCAGCTAGGCATGGTGCGCGGCATTCAAGCGATCCCATTTTTATTGCTGTCGCCCATCGCCGGCAGCGCCGCGGACCGTTATCCGCGTAAGTTTCAGGTGGTGGCGGCGCAATTCGCCAGCGGCTTTTTATACGCGGTGACGGCGCTGTTGATCTTCACCAAGCTGATCGTGCCGTGGCATGTTTACGTCAGCGCGTTCTTAATGGCCTGCGTGCAAGTGTTTCTCCAACCGTCGCGTTCGGCGATGATATCCGACGCCGTGCCGCGCAAGTATGTGACCAATGCCATCGGCTTGAACGCCATGGTCTTCAAGATGGCGCGCTGCACCGGCCCGGCGCTTTCCGGTCTGCTGATCTCGCTATTCGACACCGGAGTTTCCTACGCGGTGCAGGCGCTGTTCATGGTGCTCGCGACCATCTGGACCACGCAGCTGAGCGCGGCGCCGTCGGCGTCTTCTGCCGAACATGGCCATAAAGAATCCTTCGGCCAAAGCATCATCGAAGGCAGGAAGTTCAGCTGGCGCACGGCGGAAGTGCGCACCGGCATCTTGATCGTCATCGTCGCCGCCTTGTTCATGGTCCCCAGCACGCTATTGCCGGTGTTCGCCCGCGATCTGCTGCGCGTCGGCGCGCGCGGCCAGGGATTACTCCTTACCGCCATGGGCGTGGGCGCGCTGTGCAGTTCGATTGTGATTGCTTCGGTGGGCGATCGCATGCCGCGCGGCATCATGATGCTCGGCGGGGTGGCGATCTACGGCGTGCTGGTGGTGATTTTTTCGGCGTCGAGTTGGTTTCCCTTGTCGATGGCGCTGATGGCGATCATCGGTCTGTGCCACGTCAGCTCCATGCGCTCGTGCAGACGGTGATTCAAACCTATTCGTCGCCGGAATTTCGCGGCCGGACCATCGCGATCTTTCACATGACGCAAGTCTTACTGCTGCTCGGCGGCATGGCGGTGGGCGCCTTATCGGCGCTCATCGGTGCGCCCTATGCGGCGTCGTCGATGAGCATCGTCGGCACGCTGTGCATGGTGGTGATCTTTTTCGCCGTGCCGCGGGCGCGCGATATTCGTTGACTAGTTTTGCCGCAATCGGTTTGACAAGTTTAGCCGCGGCGAATAAGTTTTCGATAAATTCACTCGCGCTTGAATCAACCCGCGACGGAGAGCCATCAATACAATATTTTGCCATTCTGTTGTTTAACTTCGCGCTATTTTTCGGCCCAGCGCTTCCCGGTTACGCTCAAAGCAACGCTGAAGGCGGACTCAAGGCGGAAATCAGCGCGGTGGCGATTCCTGCCAATCGCCGGCCGATGGCGACTTTTAAAATTACCGACGCCAGCGGCAAGCCGCTTGAATTGAACGCCCTCGACGCCGACAGCGTGAAGTTTACCATCGCGGTTCTCAAAATCGGCAAAGGCGGCGAACAGGATTATCAAAATTATTTGCTCAGCAGAGTTGCCGGCAAGAACTGGGTATTCAGAGGCGAAACCCGCAAGCCGGTGTTGAGCGAAACCATGCAGCCGGATTCGGATCAAGGCGGCAGCTTTGCGCGTTTGGCGCCGGGTGTTTTTACTTACACGTTCAAGTCGGCGCTGCCGGCCAATTTCAACCCGCGCGCGACGCACGTGCTGGGCGCCGAGATGACGCGCAACAATCGGCTGTCCGCCGCCAATCCGCTTTTCGAATTCATCCCCGCCGGCGGCAAAGTTCAGATGCGCCGGGAGCTGGCGGAGACCGCTTCGTGCAATACCTGCCACGATCCCATGCGTTGGCATGGCGGGGCGGCGCGCCAGACCGGTTACTGCGCGCTGTGTCATACCTCGCAGTTGAGCGATCCGGAGACCGGCGAGAGTCTCGATTTCAAATTTTTGATTCACAAGATGCACCGCGGCAAGTATCTGCCCAGTGTCGGCGAAGGTAAGCCGTATCTTTTGGTCGGCGCCGAGCAGCGGGTGCGCGATTTTTCGAGCATTCGCACGCCGCGCATGGTGGTCACCGAAACCATTCCGAAAGAATATCGCGACTGCACCGGCTGCCACGCCAATCCCAAGGTTACCAACTGGAAAATCCAACCGTCGAGCGCGGCTTGCGTGTCGTGTCACGACAACGTCGATCTCAGCTCCGGCAAACATCACGGCCCCGGTCCGGCGGCCGACGGCAGCTGCGTCAACTGTCATCAACCGGACGGGCCGGAGTTCGGTCCGTCGATCACTGGCGCGCACACTTTTTCCGGCAATTGGAGCGGGCTGCCGGGGCTCGTTTTCGATATTTTAAAAATCGACGGCGGCAAGCCCGGCAGCAATCCAGTAGTAACTTTTAGCCTGAAAGATAAAAAAGGCGCGCCGGTGAACGCTGGCGAGATGAACAATCTCGGTTTAGTTCTGGCGTGGCCGACTACCGATTACAAAATGGAATTTCCCGAGGACGCGCGCAAAGCCGAGCCCCTCGGGAACGGCGTTCATACTTATAAATTTCGCTACACGATTCCCACCGACGCCACCGGCTCCGGCGCCATCGGCATTCAAGGCTATCGGCTCTACGATGTGAAACGGCCCAACGGCACCGTCGTCGAAAAAGGCCAGCGCAACGCCGGCGCCAACGTGGTCAAGTATTTCGCCATCACCGACAAAGAGCCGGTGCCACGGCGCATGGCGGTGAAAATCGAACGCTGCAACGTTTGCCACTTGAAGTTGCAGCCCCACGGCGAGCAACGCAACAACACCGAGTTTTGCGTGCTCTGCCACAACGCCAACCACAACGATGAGGTAAAGCGTAAGGTCGCCAAGGGACCGATGCCGGCGGAGAGTGTCCATTTGAAACGCTTCATCCATCGGATTCACACTGGGCGAAATTTGGGCGAGCCATTCATCGTCTACGGCGGGCCGGCGGCGGCACCGGTGCCGGTGGACTTCGGCGATATTCGTTTTCCCGGCGACCGGCGCAATTGCGCCAAGTGTCACGAGCCCGGCGCCTTTGAATTGCCGTTGCCCGCCGGGGTGTTGCCGACTTTTATTCCCCAAGCGGACGGCAGCGTGAAGCCGTTAACGCCGATCATGAGCGCCTGCGTCGGTTGTCACACGCGGGAACCGGCCAAGGCGCATATGGAAGCGCAGATCGCTTCGATAGGCAGAGAAAGCTGCGTCGTCTGTCACGGCCGGGGCCGGGAATTCGCCGTCGACAAGATGCATCGCAAGGGACGGGAATAGGCGCGACAGAGATTTGAGATAGAGACAGAGAACGGAGACAGAGATTGTGCGCCAGCGTGGCAACGCGGCGCAGAAATTTTAGAACGCGTCCTTCATTTTTCTTACCGCGCCGAAAACTGAAACCGGATCTGAGCCTGCGTCAGGCATAGCCGACTTCACGCTGGCTTGAATTTCTTGGCTATCCCAACGGAGAAACGGATTGGTCTGTTTCTCTTCCGCCATCTTGGCCGGCACCGTCGACTGGCCTTGGGCGCGGAGATTTTTCACCTGCTCGTAGCGCGCCGCCAATTTGCCATTCTTCGGTTCCACGCTCATCGCGAAGCGCAGATTGCTCTCGGTATATTCATGGCCGCAGTACACATTGATATCGTCGCCCAGCGCCATGAGTTTTTTCAACGACGCCTGCATCTGCGCCGGCGTGCCTTCAAAGAGCCGGCCGCAACCGGCGGTGAACAGCGTGTCGCCGCAAAACAAATTATCGCCGAATAAATAAGCCACATGGCCGGTGGTGTGGCCGGGAATGAAAAACACTTTGCCTTTGAGCTCGCCGATCTCGATCTCGTCGCCTTCGTCGACGCCGTCGGTCATACCAAAAACTCTCTCCCGATCGCTTTTGTGACCGTAGACTTTTAGTTGCCGGCTCGCCAACAACCCTTCGTTGCCGCCGGTATGATCGCGGTGGTGGTGCGTGTTCAAGATCGCCACGGGCGTCACCGCCGCTTGTTGGATGCGGCTGAGCACGGGCGCCGCCTCCGAAGGATCGACGATGGCCGCCTGTTGGGTTTTTTCACAGACCAGCAAGTAGCCGTAGTTGTCGCGTAACAGCGGGATTTGAATGATTTTCATATACCTATGATGACGATTTTTGTCGGTTAGCTGTCAGATATGAACAGTCGGTCCTTACCAAACCTGTCCGTGAACCACCTGAAAAACTCTACCACAGCCCGCTCAATCCCGGCAAGTAACTAAACAAAAAGCTCTTTTTGCCGATTACCAGGGCAATGGTAGCGGCCTTTAACGGAGCGTCACGAAAATTGCTGTAGGATCAATGGTTCGGCAATCGAAGGAGAGATCTGATTATGCTCGAAAGTACTTCTAAGCCCATCGAAGTGTTGCTCGTAGAGGACAATGCCGGCGACGTGAGGCTGACTCGAGAGGCGCTCCGTGAAGGTCCATTGGCTGTCAATCTGACCGTCGCTAAAGACGGTCAGGAAGCAATTGAAATGCTTTTCCGGCGTAACGGCTTCGGCGACGCGATCCGTCCTGATTTGATTCTGCTCGATTTGAACTTGCCGAAAGTCGATGGCCGGCAAGTGCTGCGGGAGATCAAAAGCGATGCCGGACTCATGCATATCCCGGTGATCGTACTGACCACATCCCATGCCGAGTCGGACATCCAGGCGACCTACGGCGCTCACGCCAACTGTTACATCGCCAAACCTGTCGACATCGAGGCCTTCATCGACATTGTAAAATTACTCGAAGAGTTTTGGTTCACTATCGTCAAGCTACCGGCCCATGACCCCGCGCTGTAACCATGACCGAGATTAACATCAGGCATGAGGTGATGAAGATGCGAAAACTAGGATCGAGAAATTTGTCGGCTGGGGCGTTGCTGATGATCGGCTTTCTGACCGCACCGGTGGCGGCCGAGACCGTGAAAGTCGGCGGCACCGGCGCCGCGCTGGGCGTCATGCGCGTGCTCGGCGATGTCTACAAGAAAGACCATCCGAAGATCGACATCGTCGTGGTGCCGGGGCTCGGCAGCGGCGGCGGCCGCAAAGCTCTGATCGGCGGCGCTCTGGATCTCGCGGTGACCAGCCGGCCCGGTAAGTCGGTGGAAAAAATCGACGGCGCCAGCGCGCGGCTGTATGGCCGCTCGCCCTTCGTGTTCGCCGTGCCGGTAAAAAATCCGCTCGGCAATCTGACGATTCAAGATGTCATCGATATTTATAGCGCGAAGAAAATTACTTGGGCCAACGGCGAGCGGCTGCGCTTGATCTTGCGGCCGCTGGCCGATTAGGACAGCGAGATTCTGTTTAACATCGGTGCCGACATGGAACAGGCGCTCAAAGCGGCGTACCAGCGCGAGGGCATGGCGATCGCTATGACCGACGAGGAAAGCGCCAACCTGATCGAGTCGACTCCCGGTGCCATCGGCAGCTCGACGATCTGTTTGATCTCAGCGGAAAAACGCGCTCTCAAAGCGCTGTCAGTGAAAGGCGTCGTGCCCAGCGCTAAAAGCATCGCCGATGGTTCTTATCCCTGGTTCAAAAGTTTTTATATCGTCAATAAGACGAACGGTTCAGCGACGGCGCGAGCCTTCGCCGATTTCGTCGTCTCGGCGCGCGGCCAACAAATCATCGCGAAGTTGGGACACTGGCTGCCCGAAGCCGGAGAGAAACGGTAAGGCGTGATTCCAGCCGACCACAGATTGTTCGTTACCATCAGTTGGATTGCGGCGATTATCGGCGCCATCGTGGCGATTGCGCTGCCGCTCACCTATTTTTTGGGCGCTAGAAACGTTCTGTACGCAGTGCTCGAAACCGAGGCGGAGATCAACGCGCGCATTGCGGCACAAGTGGTGCGCGCCAATCCGGAGCTCTGGCGATTCCAGACCGGGAGACTGGAAGAATTTCTCAAGCGCCGGCCGCGCCAGGGCACGCCGGAAATTCGCCGAGTCGTCGATCTCGACGGCAAGACCGTCGCCGAAAGTGCCGACGCGCTCACGCCGCCGATGGTTTGGTATTTTGCCGATGTCATGGACTCCGGCGTCAAAGTCGGTCAGGTGGTCATCGGCCGTTCGACGGCGCCATTGTTGTGGCAAATGGCGCAGGTTGGCGCATTGGCGGCGCTTCTCGGCATAGCGATTTTCTGGGTGTTGCGCGTGCTGCCGATGCGGTCGCTGCGCCGGGCACTCGATGAGAACGGCAAGCTGATCGAGGAGTTGAAACAACGCGAGGGCGACTTGTCGCGCGCCAATCAAGGCTTGCAACAGCGCGAAGCTGAACTCACCACTTCCAACGAAGAACTCCAGCAATTCGCCTACGTGGCGTCGCACGATTTGCAGGAGCCGCTGCGCATGATCACCAGCTACACCACGCTGTTGGCGAAACGCTACAAGGGAAAGCTCGACGCCGACGCCGATGAGTTCATCGGCTTCGCGGTGGACGGCGCCAAGCGGATGCAAGGCTTGATTCAGGATCTGCTGACCTATTCGCGCGTCGGCAGCAAGGGCAATGAATTTGTCCCGACCGATTGCGAGTCGGTGTTGTCGACTACTTTAAAGAGTTTGGCGGTGGCGATTGCCGAAAGCGGCGCCGAGATTCATCACGATCCTTTACCGACGGTGCGCGGCGATGTCGGCCAGCTCGGCCAACTGTTTCAAAACCTGATCGGCAACGCGATCAAATATCGCAACGGTAATGCGCCCGAGGTTCACCTGTCGTGCCACAAGCAAGGAAACGAATGGCGATTCAGCGTCAAGGACAACGGCATCGGCATCGATCCGCAATTCGCCGAGAAAGTTTTCGTGATCTTTCAACGATTGCACACCCGCGAGGAATACGAAGGCACCGGCATCGGCTTGGCGGTTTGCAAGAAAATCGTCGAGCGCCATGGCGGCAAGATTTGGCTCGAGTCGGAGCCCGGCAAGGGTTCGACGTTTTATTTCACCCTGCCCGGCAATGGAGGAAGCGATGTTTAGGCTGCTGCGCTATTTTTCCCTGGCAAGTTTGGCTTGCGTCGCGCTGATCACGGCGCTGCTGGCGTTCTTTTATCGACAGGTCGCGCTCAACGATCTGCTCGAAACCGGCGAACGCCACAACGTCGCGCTGACCCGCGCGCTCGCCAACTCGCTGTGGCCCGAGTTCGGTTCGTTTCTCACGACGACCACGGAACTGAGCGACGACGCTTTGCGTCAGCATGCGGCGATCGACAAAATTCGCCATTCCTTATCACAGTCGGTCAAAGGGCTTTCGGTTCTCAAGATCAAAATTTACGACCTCCACGGTCGTACGGTTTTTTCCAGCGAAGCTAAGCAGATCGGCGAAAGCAAAAGCAAGAACGCAGGCTTTATTGCGGCCCGCTCCGGCATCGCGGCGAGCGAAATTACCCATCGAGACACGTTTAGCGCATTCGAAGGCGTCATTGAGAATCGTGACTTGATATCGAGCTATATCCCGGTGCGAGCGGACGGCGCCGACGGCAAGATCGAGGGAGTTTTTGAACTCTATTATGACGTGACCGACCTATTCGACAAAATGCAGCGGACGCAGAACCAGCTGGTCGCCGGTGTCGTTCTCCTGTTGGGTGTGCTCTACGGCGTACTATTTCTAATCGTTCGCCACGCCGAAAAAATAATGCAACGCCAGCAACTGGCCCGTCAACGGGCGGAGCAGGCGCTGGCGGAAAAAGCCCAAGATTTAACGCGCTCCAATGCCGATTTAGAACAGTTCGCCTACGTAGCCTCCCACGATCTGCAAGAACCGCTGCGCATGGTCAGCAGCTACGCCCAACTGATCACCCGGCGTTACAAGGGTAAATTGGATGTCGATGCCGATGAATATTTTCACTTCATGGTCGACGGCGCCGATCGCATGCAGGCCTTGATCGCCGCTCTGCTCGTCTACGCGCGGGTGGGCAGTCATGGCAAAGAACTGCAGCGCACCGATTGCAACGCGGTGATGGAGCGGGTGCGCCGGGACCTGAAGCTCGCCATCGAGGAAAGCGGCGCGAAGCTGGTCGTCGAGCCGCTGCCGAGTGTCGCCGCGGATCAGGCGCAATTGGGACAGCTTTTTCAGAACCTGGTCGGTAACGGCATCAAGTTTCGAAACGGCAACACGCCGGAAATCCGCGTGTCCTGCGCCGCTCAAGGCGACGACTGGTTATTCTCGGTGAAAGACAACGGCATTGGTATCGATCCTCAGTCTGGTGAAAAAGTTTTCACCATCTTCCAGCGCTTGCACAGCCAGGCGGAATATCCCGGCACCGGCATCGGCCTGGCGGTGTGCAAAAAAATCGTCGAGCGGCATGGCGGCAAGATTTGGCTCGAGTCGGAGCCCGGCAAGGGTTCGACGTTCCATTTCACGCTGCCGCGCGCGCCGGCCGTCGACGCTCTGGCAAACAATCAAAATAGCTTCGAGGCGAGAGTGGAGGGCTAACGAATGCAGCGATTTCGATGGCAAATAAAATTATTGGCGCTGATCTGCCTTGCGATCTTGGCGAGGGACCGAACTTCAGTGTTGGCGCAGAGTGCCAATCCGGTCGTCGGTATCCTCAGCGGCGGCAAGTCTTGGGTGCCGGTGGTCGCCGGAATGAAAGAGGGAATGGAGCGGCTCGGATTCAAAGACCATAAAAATATTTCCTATCTCGCCGAAGATTCCAAGGGCGAGATCACCGACCTCGTCAGTCAAGCGAAACGGCTGGTGGACGCCAAAGCTGACGTCATTTTCGCGCTGCCAACAGCTCATGCCGAAGCGGCGATGAAAGTTACGACGACTTTGCCGGTGGTCTTTGCTTGGGCGTCGGATCCGATCCGTTCCGGACTGATCGCCAGCTTTGCGGCGTCAAAAAATAATCTCACCGGCGTTACCAGCTACTCTGGGCCGTTGAGTGAAAAACGGCTCGAACTGCTGAAGGAGATTATGCCCAGCGTCAAGCGGGTGCTTGCGCCGGTGTCTCCGAAAGAGATTGCTTCCGAGGTCTCCTATCAATACGCCGAAGCGGCGGCCAAACGGATCGGCTTGCAACTGATTCGCCGCGAGGTTTCGAGCAAGGCGGAAGTCGAAAAATTTCTCGCGGAAAAACACAAAGGCGCGGTGGACGCGATTTTATTTCTGCCGTCGGTGCTGTTGCTCAATCAGATCGATCAACTAATCGCCAAATCCAAGGAAGAGAAACTACCCCTGGCGGTGACCGCGGAAGACATCGTTGAGCGCGGCGCGCTTTTCAACTACGGGCCGGATTTTCGCCTGGTCGGAATGCAAAGCGCGCGGCTGCTGGCCAAAGTGCTCAAAGGGGAGAAGCCGCAAAATATCCCGTCGGAAATTCCCGAGAAATTTTTGCTTACGTTAAATAGCCGTACGTTAAAGCTTCTGGGGATGAAAATTCCCCAGACTTTAGCGGGCCGCATCGATCGCCTGGTGGAATAGACAATTCGCTTAAATTAGGAGTGAAGAACAATATGAATCGTTATCGTTCCATTAATGCCGACCTCGTTTGCGGCGTCATTGCGCTGCTGGGGATGGTCGCCGGGATTGTTCCGCCTTCAATCCAGGCCGGTCCTGCGGTCATCGGAGTGCTTACGCCCGGCGGCAGCTACGATCCGGTTCTGGAGGGCCTCCGCGAGGGTATGGCCAAGCTCGGCTTCAAAGAGGGCAGAGAGATTAGTTATGTCGTCGAGGATAGCAAGGGCGACGTAAAGTCATTCGAGGCGCGCGCCATGAAGCTTATCGAGAGCAAACCGGATGGGATTTTTACCGTGACGACGATGCCAACCTTGGCTGTGAAGAAAGCGACGCAGACGATTCCGATCGTGTTCAGCG
This region of Deltaproteobacteria bacterium genomic DNA includes:
- a CDS encoding MFS transporter — its product is MESDSNSQAGQPGGVVRGLLRYAIDVRPAELRAVGWAWLYIISIFVSYYILRPIRDEMGVAGGVENLPWLFTGTLLGMILVNAPFAALVAKLPRLKFIAFTYRFFAVNLLLFVVLLHLASSGQSIWIGRLFFIWTSIFNLFVVSVFWALMVDVFDSEQSKRLFGFIAAGATVGGIVGSSLTAILAKQVPSTVLLLASAILLEVAVFCVGRLSRLASSLNLRPAVQRDDSLIGGSPLSGIAHTLKSPYLINVSTFLLLFAITSTFLYFQQAEIAKKYFADRGARTAFFASVDLWVNILTLGAQLFVTGRTLKRLGVALTLALLPLLSIFGFATLAWAPTIAALVAFQVIRRAGNFAFARPAREVLFTVLPREDKYKAKSFIDTVVYRLGDQVGAWSYAGLGALGLAMTGVSIVAVPISMLWLLNSLWLGRKQRSLELPQRDPLL
- a CDS encoding MFS transporter codes for the protein MTTRKETKPSLGRWRCWFDCAPSRRCATGNIVCSGTARFLAPWAPGWIQVTRGWLIYELTNSALQLGMVRGIQAIPFLLLSPIAGSAADRYPRKFQVVAAQFASGFLYAVTALLIFTKLIVPWHVYVSAFLMACVQVFLQPSRSAMISDAVPRKYVTNAIGLNAMVFKMARCTGPALSGLLISLFDTGVSYAVQALFMVLATIWTTQLSAAPSASSAEHGHKESFGQSIIEGRKFSWRTAEVRTGILIVIVAALFMVPSTLLPVFARDLLRVGARGQGLLLTAMGVGALCSSIVIASVGDRMPRGIMMLGGVAIYGVLVVIFSASSWFPLSMALMAIIGLCHVSSMRSCRR
- a CDS encoding OmcA/MtrC family decaheme c-type cytochrome; protein product: MFNFALFFGPALPGYAQSNAEGGLKAEISAVAIPANRRPMATFKITDASGKPLELNALDADSVKFTIAVLKIGKGGEQDYQNYLLSRVAGKNWVFRGETRKPVLSETMQPDSDQGGSFARLAPGVFTYTFKSALPANFNPRATHVLGAEMTRNNRLSAANPLFEFIPAGGKVQMRRELAETASCNTCHDPMRWHGGAARQTGYCALCHTSQLSDPETGESLDFKFLIHKMHRGKYLPSVGEGKPYLLVGAEQRVRDFSSIRTPRMVVTETIPKEYRDCTGCHANPKVTNWKIQPSSAACVSCHDNVDLSSGKHHGPGPAADGSCVNCHQPDGPEFGPSITGAHTFSGNWSGLPGLVFDILKIDGGKPGSNPVVTFSLKDKKGAPVNAGEMNNLGLVLAWPTTDYKMEFPEDARKAEPLGNGVHTYKFRYTIPTDATGSGAIGIQGYRLYDVKRPNGTVVEKGQRNAGANVVKYFAITDKEPVPRRMAVKIERCNVCHLKLQPHGEQRNNTEFCVLCHNANHNDEVKRKVAKGPMPAESVHLKRFIHRIHTGRNLGEPFIVYGGPAAAPVPVDFGDIRFPGDRRNCAKCHEPGAFELPLPAGVLPTFIPQADGSVKPLTPIMSACVGCHTREPAKAHMEAQIASIGRESCVVCHGRGREFAVDKMHRKGRE
- the gloB gene encoding hydroxyacylglutathione hydrolase, with the protein product MKIIQIPLLRDNYGYLLVCEKTQQAAIVDPSEAAPVLSRIQQAAVTPVAILNTHHHRDHTGGNEGLLASRQLKVYGHKSDRERVFGMTDGVDEGDEIEIGELKGKVFFIPGHTTGHVAYLFGDNLFCGDTLFTAGCGRLFEGTPAQMQASLKKLMALGDDINVYCGHEYTESNLRFAMSVEPKNGKLAARYEQVKNLRAQGQSTVPAKMAEEKQTNPFLRWDSQEIQASVKSAMPDAGSDPVSVFGAVRKMKDAF
- a CDS encoding response regulator, whose product is MLESTSKPIEVLLVEDNAGDVRLTREALREGPLAVNLTVAKDGQEAIEMLFRRNGFGDAIRPDLILLDLNLPKVDGRQVLREIKSDAGLMHIPVIVLTTSHAESDIQATYGAHANCYIAKPVDIEAFIDIVKLLEEFWFTIVKLPAHDPAL
- a CDS encoding GHKL domain-containing protein, with translation MVWYFADVMDSGVKVGQVVIGRSTAPLLWQMAQVGALAALLGIAIFWVLRVLPMRSLRRALDENGKLIEELKQREGDLSRANQGLQQREAELTTSNEELQQFAYVASHDLQEPLRMITSYTTLLAKRYKGKLDADADEFIGFAVDGAKRMQGLIQDLLTYSRVGSKGNEFVPTDCESVLSTTLKSLAVAIAESGAEIHHDPLPTVRGDVGQLGQLFQNLIGNAIKYRNGNAPEVHLSCHKQGNEWRFSVKDNGIGIDPQFAEKVFVIFQRLHTREEYEGTGIGLAVCKKIVERHGGKIWLESEPGKGSTFYFTLPGNGGSDV